The following DNA comes from Ascaphus truei isolate aAscTru1 chromosome 1, aAscTru1.hap1, whole genome shotgun sequence.
gaaaatctggtcaccctaagggatgtgtgtgtgagtgcagggagaagggggatgtgtgtgtgagtgcagggagaggggggatgtgtgtgagtgcagggagaagggggatgtgtgtgagtgcagggagaagggatgtgtgtgtgagtgcagggagaggggggatgtgtgtgtgagtgcagggagagggggatgtgtgtgtgatgtgcagggagaggggggatgtgtgagtgtgagtgcaggaagaggggggatgtgtgtgtgatgtgcagggagaggggggatgtgtgtgtgtgagtgcagggagaggggggatgtgtgtgtgagtgcagggggaggggggatgtgtgtgtgatgtgcagggagaggggggatgtgtgtgagtgcagggagagggatgtgtgatgtgcagggagaggggggatgtgtgagtgtgagtgcaggaagaggggggatgtgtgtgtgatgtgcagggagagggggatgtgtgagtgtgagtgcagggagaggggatgtgtgtgtgatgtgcaggtagagggggatgtgcgtgtgagtgcagggaaaggtggaatgtgtgtgtatgagtgcagggagagggggatgtgtgtgtgatgtgcagggaaagggaggatgtgtgtgtgagggcagggagaggagggatgtgtgtgtgagtgcagggaaaggtgggatgtgtgtgtgtgtgtgtgtgagtgcagggagagggaggatgtgtgtgggatgtgcagggagagggaggatgtgtgagtgcagggagagggaggatgtgagtgtgagtgcagaGAAAGGTGGGATGTATGTGTGATGTgccgggagaggggggatgtgtgtgtgtgtgtgtgtgtctgtcaagtgaaagATACTATATTAGCAACTTTAAAATAGTACATTCTCCcttaatttaaagtaaaagtacaGTAAATTCAGCATTCagacagaaattacaactcctctccatttcagccCTCCCATTTGCTCTGATCTCCACCCCTCTGCTTCCTCCTTGCctgacgtcactccccttgtagccagaGATGTCTCCAAAACTAAAATTACATCTTTCGCGACGGagatgggtgacgtcatccgtagccgtagccggcactaactataagcgcagcctaacgcaGCAATCTCACCCActaaaattacatttttattttcagtCTTCTAAACTAAGAGGTTCTTGAAATATATAACAgttttgaataaaaataaaaatacatagaagATGCTCGTTATAATGTCATGGCGCCAGGGCCATTTTTTGAATTTTCCAGtccataggcacttacctttttCACGTGGCGACACGTTTCTATGACAAGAGGACCCCATGTGAcatcacagcgtcatttgacgttgcagaaggaggagggcggcgttGCATGAGGaagtaagagacctttacagaggccccatgctcttccccggTAATCAGTTCCATTATTGTGGGGAAGagagcaaggcctctgtaactgcagcACCGGCCCTTCTGAAATTTGCCGTCGCCCCGGGTCCAGGCCTAGAAGGCCTATGCCTAAATATGGACCTGCATGGCGCAAATAATGTTGCGGCCTCCTGGTGGCTCGCCAGAGTGAGCCCAACGAGGCAGCCATAATGTTTAAGATTTAAAAACTGGGAGTCAACCTtttgagtgccggaggggtcACGGCACCAGAGTGCCAAGCCCCTCCAGTAAAGCTCGGTCACAGGACCACTCTTAAGAGGAACCCTCTTCCATTTCCCTATGCTGCAGATTGCGCCCTGGGCTCCATAGGAACGCAGGACGCGATCTCCCCTGGAAAATGAGCACGTCATGCACATGACATAGTCATGGGGTCCCTGGAGTGACAGACCTCATGACGTAGTGGCTAGGTCTTAGGGCACCCAAATAATTAAAGTATGTTGCTGGCTactaaaacacaataaaatcaaTAGAGATCCATGCATACGATTGTAAAGAAAGACTAAGCACAAATGAATTCAATAACATGCTATATTCAAATAGTCGCAATGCCAACAATTAAAGGCCACATGGGTGCCTTGCTCAGGGCACAATAACCTTTAACAGAAAAGCGCTTCCTCATAGTAATGTTTGGTGTGTCaccagacactgggagggggatgGATACCTtagaacttaaagctgcagttcaggctcccgttttttttttaaattttttttttacttcaatagtttcatgtgggcaatctctacttacctaaagaactgcatagctgccggtcaattcgttctccgtctattgattggcaaagtttggcgacatctttaaatatggggaatgtaaatcgttgctataggaacaagcatgcttgttaaaatagaatacaagaaaattggtctttcaaagttgttgttttttaaacagaaaatgctaaaagtattttttcttactacagaactgatttattaaaaaaaaacacacatgcaggatattgcatgaactgcagctttaatgtgatATTTTGAGAGCCAAGTAATACTTTTGGATTATTGAAATAAAGTTTTTGCATAAGTCATACAAAGTGCTCCTTAATAATGCAGCACGTTCCTTTTCGGGGAAGAGTACTGAAGTGCTTTTGCACTCTTCATATTTAAGCTATTAATGTGAATGTGTGGGCAAATGTTCTGATGCAGTAATCCTGAGATTGCAGAGCATTTCAACTGCAATGATAGATCCAATGGCCAGCACTTATGAAATTGTGCTAAACTTAAATGCACTTTTAAGCCTATTCAGTGGAATGGGCACTAATCCCAGCACCTCTTATGGAATCTTGACCATTGTGAgcaatatttactaagaagtgctacTCCATACGAGTCCTTCCATCCTGGACGACACCTGGtgggcccattcaagtgaataggcTAAAAAGAGCAAGTTGCTAACATGGCCCTGTATTCTTATGATTTGTTCTACTGGTTGAAGCATGCAATATTCAGCTAATTACACCAGTTAAGAAAATAAAAACTTTGTCAAACGACTTCAATGGTCTCTCTGAAAAATGACAAAAGTTTGCAGATGCAGAGAATTAGGCGTTATAACAAAAAAAGGTTATTATTAACTAACTATAAGCCTAATGGGTGCAACATTGTGAGAGAGAGGATTATATATTTCTGAGGAGGTGGAACACTGTTGCATTGTTGTCCACAATAGGGTCAATGTATCAATGCAAAGGGAGATGTATTTTGAAGCAATGCACCTTTATTTGCTCATAATAATATCAAATGTAAAAATGAGTTCAtcaagtttcttacatctgattcTAAATGTTAGAAAGATTTATGCCACCGCCGACCTGGTAGACTTTTTGCAGAAGACACACAGGCCCCTTGTCAACTTATTAGGAACCGGGGTACCCAAAGTTTGAAATGTACTGTTGTATTAACTTGCATGGAAGTTAACTACAGTACACATGTTTTCACTTGAATAAGTGGCCAGAATTTGATACATTCAATTACAATCTGTGTCACATAACTTCTCCATAACTCCTTGTACTGACGCTCCCCAACTTCCAACCTGGTGCACCCAGACCTCAAATTGAAGCAACTACTCTGCCACATTGGTGCAACATGTCCTGATTTGCATGAATCTTGCTCCAAAATTGTCTTGATGTATAGCCACCAATAGATAGAAATGGTTATTTTACATTCCTGCAAGTATGCAGATGAGGAGAAGTTCTAACTGCAATGATTTACTAAATAAAGAATTTAAATAAAGAAAACTGCTTGCTCCCATCTGTACCATCAGCATGTGTGCCCAGCCTGTGCGGACCATCACCCTGGATGAAGGGAATGCACCCTGAGTAGCCCCAGGATAAATAATGTTGTAAATTCCCTTacagccgggcagggagggttacacttaCTAGAGCTGTGCGAATGTTTTGCTGAAGTTTGTAAATTAGGCAGAAAAAGATTTGGCAAAAATGGCACAGCTACACAAACCAGATCTGCCAAGCATTAGAAGTCAATGTGCAAAGTCATGGGTCTCTTTATATACTGTGAAATGAGGGAAATTGGCAAAATTATGATCAATTTGAACTTTTGCAAACATTTCACAAATACACAACAGTTAATAGAAAGccagaaaaaaaaattcagaaaCAACTTTGTAGacattcgcacatttctgcatctTACAATGTATAGATTATTTTGAAAATGGACAATCTGGAAGAGGCCTTATTCTTACTCTGCTGGGATAGACAGTAATATTGGCATTGCTTTGTGTACCAGAGAAAACGTTGTGTTGTGTATTGTGCGCCTGTATGACTTCTGCACAATATAAAAActgcccactctctctttccAGTCCTTTAATAGGATAAAGCTTATGGGCTTTACTGGACTAGCCCAAGGATTATTAAAGAGAAGTCTTGATGAGGATGATATGTGCAttaattagattgcaagctcctcggagcagggactcctcttccttaatgttacttttatgcctgaagcacttattcctatgacctgttatttatattatttgttatttatatgattacaacatgtattactactgtgaagcgctatgtacatttatggcgctatataaataaagacatacaatacaatacattaactTAATGTTTTTGTCATGGTATTAAATCTAccaattgtttttttctttctttctttttttagatgggtgacattaaTTTAATCCAGAGCTGGTCCAGGTACAATGCTAAAATACAAACTCTTCGGCATACACTTGGACTCCCTTCATTACAAAAGGTAATTTCTATTATCCACTTTTAGGTCTCCTCGTTTGAAGAAATATACAGGTTTCTTCATCAATCGTACAATATGTGCAGCTTATTTAATTGTACTACACAATACTAGGGTAGTGACCTCTGCATAGTGAGTCTCAACCCacattacatacatttttttttctttgtgggCAGAATCAAAACTCACTCTCAAACTCAAATGGAATCACGAAGAACAATATGTCCTATTCATATTGAGGTTTTGTGGTTGACGTACTAGTTCTGTGGTTATTGTCATTTTATTACCTTGTAGATGATTGATCAGGGATCGAACCCTAGCTTGGCAAGATACTATGCTCAAGTACACACTCTTCATCAAAAGCTAGGACTCCCAGCATATGAAAATCCAAAGGTAATATCTTTTTTAGATTCATTTATTGGAAGCTCTTCATTATTTATAATTGATTAATAATTAATTTGCCATACATTTAATTCAGGCAGCAGTTTGTGCTGTAATGCACGGCGGTATGAGATGCCACTGTGTTTATAAGCAATATGCAACTGACACTGTTCTGCATTTCTGTGCACTATGATCAACCAATTAtagcaggtatatatatatatttatatatacatatttagatATAGAATTAccattaaatacacacacatatatatattcatgcaATAATTATTTAAAAGTACCATTAAATACTGTGTTGTTGATTTATACTgattattataggctaaaactggtaaattccgggcgttattgaaatccctgctctctgattagtTAAAATTCCGagtattatccaatcagtaatggcccggaatttctGGCACCCTGCTAAGTCTTTCAGCCAATCagttttcagttctcattcacaaagagtgagatcagctctgagacaggggaggtgattggacaggaggcagtagcaaggcactgactcctcccccaccctgcctgcagagagctccgcacaggagagtgaggggaaaggtttgtgtgcctgttgtgtgttttgtggatgtaaagggggccagcagagtgttttattggtgtgtgtgacttctgttgttgtgtgttttgtgggtggagagggggacacagagtctgtgttgttggtgtgtgtctgcagtgtgtgtgtgtatgttttgtgggtggagatggggtgcagagtgttttgttggtgtgtgtctgcagtgtgtgggtttacaggggggctgcagtggtgtagagagggggctgctggtgtgtgttttgtagatatataggtggcagagtctgttttgttggcttcgcctcgggccgtcaactcttccagccagggcattattggccagttcttctgggattattagtTAAATATTGCACTAATTAAGCCAGTCTTGGAGCACACCATAAATCTCCCaggattacatactgtatatacattcaaATGAAATACCCACTTTTGGTGACGTTTTAGAATTACAGCGTAAATGTAACTACTGCGTACTGTGCAAATATTCTATTTGTCATGTAACAACAAGACGGAATTAGCTCAAGTCTTCCCGAATATAACAACAATTGACTGGGAAAGCGTTGCTCAGTGAAAACGGTGGGTCATCATTGTGTTGTGAAGCACTTCAGCTGAGGAGCGGGCCACTGAAACATTAAACTATGTCTGGGAAGTAAACTGTTAATGTGACTTGCAGTTTTTCTATGCGCCACCAAGTCTAAGAGTCCTAAGAGTGTGCCCATAGCAGAGATTCCTTACATTGCTAACAACTGAAATAAGCACCCGAAGACACAGAGACCTGGAGTTGATTAAGGGCAGGAATGGCAAGTAATTACAATCTGAAAACACTGCATTAAAAGTAGATAAAGCATACCGAGCTGGTGAAATCCAAATCTTTGCAACACCATCTGAGATTTATCTTTTCTGTTTTCTTATCGCAGCAGCTAACGTTTCACAGCCGTAGCTCGCTGGATGCAGCTGATACTGTAAGGAAAGCAAAGGTGTCTGACAAGCAGTATGTGACTGGAAGAGAACTGCGAAGGGAGGTGCAGAAATACTACGGCCCTTCAGCAGTTGAATCAATGATGCAAAGTTACTCTCAAGGTTTGATACCACAAAATAATACCGCAATACCAGGGTGCAACCGACACATTTAATGCAAATGAGTTGTACCCGTaagctcatttttttttttaaaccgtgatttaaccctttgctgccagagggacctGAAATGCATTATGGGACAAAAAGAGGTTAAGGTCACTTGTGCATGTTTATCAAAGGCAGCTGGAAACAAGGAGCCAGCAAAGTGAGCACTTGGCAAATGATAACATGAAATCAAATTGGCCTCGGCCTCAGTGTGAAATATGAATCACCTCAAAACCACAGTAAAGATAAAATAAATGATTACATGTAGTCAGCTTAGCTACACAGGGAAGACAAGTTTAACATGTAAGGACAGGGGCCTCTTCTCAAAGGAGATAGAACATTCCGAAGGATTACagggcgcttacagaggccccacgctcttccccacaacatttaaactaaaTGTCGGGCagtgtgcaaggcctctgtaactccctcttaccttgtctccggcagcttctggcaatgcgtcgccatgacaacacgcgTCATATGACGCAGCTAGGTCACATGACGTGACGCCGGAGAAaaggtatgggggaggggggagagtgtgcagGGTGGGTGTGAGCAGGAGGGTAGAGCAGGCAGAAGGGCGCAGACAACAAAAAGTTTATGCACCCCTTCTGTAGAAGATGACCTTAGATGACAATGTATTACTTCATCTCCATGTGCCTCACCTTACGCACCTGTTAGtgtgtaataataatactgtgttTCTTCCCTGTAGATGTTGCAATGCAAAACTAGAGCTACTGAATTTCAGCCAGGATTCCATCCCAGACGAGCTAGCATAAATACATGGGTGCTAGAACTATAAAGCCATTTGGAATAGCCTGgaattaagaaaaaaaataaaaaaattctctGAGATGAATATTAACAAGAGCTGCAAATAATGACTGTTTTCTACAGTGAATTTTGGATACTACGATTAATTGGTGATAACATTTGATCTCTCCGGAGAATTTGATAGTATCAGATGAAAAGCTGTGTTCCTGTATTTTTCCGTCAGTGCCGGCTTATCATATAACTTATGCACATTGTGAtgtctttttcttttctgtttttccTAAAAGGCCCCCTGTCCAAAGTTGTTCCTGCTCCCCCGAGACAGGAGATGATTGACAGTGTCTTGGTCAGAAGAAGTATATACCGACTACAAAATCAAGAACATAATGCTGATGCTATGAGGTATTAATATTTCTATAGTGGTCTCTGAATATTAAGAAATTTATTAAGCCATATTTCAACATGAATgggaaaaaatatgaaaaataaaataacatgtaTATACTATGCCTTTTTCCAACTGCAAGTTGGTTAAAATCAATATGTTTTGTTTCGACAAGTTTACGGTTTTCTAGAGAAAATATGCTTCAAGCATCTGTAAAACTGTGCAGAATTAGCTCGAATAATGTGTTAAAAATATTCTAAATGTAGCATAtcttttatttaaaagaaaactAAATGAAGAAAAGAAACATTTGAAGAAGGCACTTAAGACGTTGGAATTACAGAATGAGTTCTTTGGAAATGGTATGCCTTTATCAATTATACATTAGTTAGCAACTAAACTATCAATGTTCATAGCTTTTTTCCATGTTATAATGTGCTTTGGCAAATATGGATATTTCATGGaccaagcgacagagaagcccaatgctacatccaatatgacaaaaatacacagtaaaatacttatgtattctcttgaaaaagggtcatttagtttaaccctttggccaaagcattgtacgcctgtgagccacgacaaggcataccctgtttgcaagtcctaacactaccagaaaaaatactaatatacctctattaggattattTCATGGACCACACATGGTCTTCAGATTGTGACTGAAGGCACAGGTTCACTTACATccatggtgtcaaccttttaagAGCTGTGGAGCCCTTCACACGTGTATTGTGATACTGTGGTATCCTTTAAAAGTGTATTATGACTTTCTGTAACCCCAAATCAAACAAATATGCCAACATTATAAGAAAAAGGAGATGTCAGCCATCACCAGATGAAGTTTCATGGTCGTCTCTCATGAAACCCAAGGGTTCCAAGGAACACAGGTTGAAAACCACTTACTGAAATCATTAATAAATATCAGTTTTTACTATAATCATAGCTATAGTTCAAAAGCGATTAAACTACTAATTGTGTAATCTGAAGGCATTGTAAATTCGCAAGTGGTATTATGAATCCGAGCATGTTCTGCCCAAATACTTCTATGTAGACCATTCTCAA
Coding sequences within:
- the LOC142463726 gene encoding uncharacterized protein LOC142463726 isoform X2, whose product is MGDINLIQSWSRYNAKIQTLRHTLGLPSLQKMIDQGSNPSLARYYAQVHTLHQKLGLPAYENPKQLTFHSRSSLDAADTVRKAKVSDKQYVTGRELRREVQKYYGPSAVESMMQSYSQGPLSKVVPAPPRQEMIDSVLVRRSIYRLQNQEHNADAMRKLNEEKKHLKKALKTLELQNEFFGNGKKYVLQGKIPPIVKHSADLRKDNHTADLPGTPLHITQDLEMDQHLLAEVVEEMMNGALTHAPERMDPGSAEQLHMKLKSAMCMDLSVHLIAEEIILEITLEMTEHLANDVVKRVNLTSEFDLRFDSAEVQDYLKKSNPLNF
- the LOC142463726 gene encoding uncharacterized protein LOC142463726 isoform X1, translating into MHCARTAGSGEPTDSGEDQKIKISRRLNMGDINLIQSWSRYNAKIQTLRHTLGLPSLQKMIDQGSNPSLARYYAQVHTLHQKLGLPAYENPKQLTFHSRSSLDAADTVRKAKVSDKQYVTGRELRREVQKYYGPSAVESMMQSYSQGPLSKVVPAPPRQEMIDSVLVRRSIYRLQNQEHNADAMRKLNEEKKHLKKALKTLELQNEFFGNGKKYVLQGKIPPIVKHSADLRKDNHTADLPGTPLHITQDLEMDQHLLAEVVEEMMNGALTHAPERMDPGSAEQLHMKLKSAMCMDLSVHLIAEEIILEITLEMTEHLANDVVKRVNLTSEFDLRFDSAEVQDYLKKSNPLNF